Proteins from a genomic interval of Rhodothermus marinus:
- a CDS encoding protein phosphatase CheZ: MTTNHIQELLSKLNELRAVFILGQRAIPFIEEVVYFLREISPLLSEVNDSLAESTRKMPRASSQLKSVTQATEMATTEILDLIDVVLNDLDTFRKSWAAAPEALQTLQSQEEQLWQPLPESWHKQLQTLLEERRQHYATLQAMLESQQQLIDSLRERMNRIMMALQVQDITAQQLAAVNHLIESVRYRMAQLIRRLGSEVLDDLELPRQLFAEGTFDPHARYDRDGSRQQRVDALVNALQYTAPLSQDDEAAGPASQEEIDALFNGNSAPASQDEIDGLFSGGTPTSQDEIDALFGGGSTPASQDEIDALFGGGSTPASQDEIDALFNPKRNDSNR; the protein is encoded by the coding sequence ATGACGACCAATCACATACAGGAGCTGCTTTCCAAGCTGAACGAGCTGCGCGCCGTCTTCATTCTCGGCCAACGGGCCATTCCGTTCATAGAAGAGGTGGTCTATTTCCTCCGGGAGATCTCCCCGCTCCTCTCGGAGGTCAACGACTCGCTGGCCGAAAGCACCCGCAAAATGCCGCGGGCCAGCTCGCAGCTCAAAAGCGTCACGCAGGCCACCGAAATGGCCACCACGGAGATCCTCGACCTGATCGACGTGGTGCTGAATGACCTGGATACGTTCAGAAAGTCCTGGGCCGCGGCACCCGAGGCGCTCCAGACGCTGCAATCCCAGGAGGAGCAGCTGTGGCAGCCGCTTCCGGAGAGCTGGCACAAGCAGCTCCAGACGCTGCTGGAAGAACGCCGGCAGCATTATGCCACGCTGCAGGCCATGCTGGAAAGCCAGCAGCAGCTGATTGACTCGCTGCGCGAACGCATGAACCGCATCATGATGGCGCTGCAGGTGCAGGACATCACGGCCCAGCAGCTGGCCGCCGTCAACCACCTGATCGAGTCGGTGCGGTATCGCATGGCCCAGCTTATCCGACGGCTGGGTAGCGAAGTGCTCGACGATCTGGAGCTACCCCGACAGCTCTTTGCCGAAGGGACGTTCGATCCCCACGCCCGCTACGACCGGGATGGTAGCCGCCAGCAGCGTGTCGATGCTCTGGTCAACGCCCTGCAATACACCGCCCCGCTGTCTCAGGATGACGAAGCCGCTGGACCGGCCTCGCAGGAAGAAATCGACGCGCTCTTTAACGGAAACAGCGCTCCCGCCTCGCAGGACGAAATCGATGGTCTGTTCAGCGGCGGCACCCCGACCTCCCAGGACGAAATCGACGCCCTGTTCGGCGGCGGAAGTACCCCTGCCTCCCAGGATGAAATCGACGCCCTGTTCGGCGGCGGAAGCACTCCCGCCTCCCAGGACGAAATCGATGCCCTGTTCAATCCGAAGCGGAACGACTCGAATCGCTGA
- a CDS encoding flagellar hook protein FlgE yields MIRSLRTGVSGLKSHQVRMDVISNNIANVNTTAFKRGRAAFNELLGQTLLGVGRTAGGRGINPAYVGLGVSVGSIDVNFAQGALENTGVATDLGINGDGFFVVRGGDRIYLTRAGNFTINRFGELVTNSGLQVQGWAFDENGELRSAALEDVRVPFSATAPPKQTENIYVRGNLNAELAAGESVTVSTVVYDPQGKAKTIIIEFTRTSNPNEWQWNLLDEDGNPLGVTITSGDNLITFDTQGNLDPTEALQTFDWDIDNDGTLESFTLNLAGADDALTQYAGSTTATVRDQDGQPPGSLIGFSINQEGIVELNFSNGYQQKIYQLALGSVNNVNGLQQVGDNLWSLTSSSGDLALGRAGVELNRTVIVAGTLEMSNVDLATEFTDMIVTQRGYQASARIITTSDEMLQELVQLKR; encoded by the coding sequence ATGATTCGCTCTCTGCGCACCGGCGTCTCCGGACTCAAAAGCCATCAGGTCCGCATGGACGTCATCTCCAACAACATCGCCAACGTCAACACCACCGCCTTCAAACGCGGCCGCGCCGCCTTCAACGAACTGCTCGGCCAGACGCTGCTGGGTGTGGGCCGCACCGCCGGCGGCCGTGGCATCAACCCCGCCTACGTCGGGCTGGGCGTCTCGGTGGGTTCGATCGATGTGAACTTCGCCCAGGGCGCCCTCGAAAACACCGGCGTGGCCACCGACCTGGGCATCAACGGCGACGGGTTCTTCGTCGTCCGTGGCGGGGATCGCATCTACCTGACGCGCGCCGGCAATTTCACGATCAACCGCTTTGGTGAACTGGTGACCAACAGCGGTTTGCAGGTGCAGGGCTGGGCTTTCGATGAAAACGGTGAGCTGCGCTCGGCCGCGCTCGAAGACGTGCGCGTTCCCTTCAGCGCCACCGCTCCCCCCAAACAAACCGAAAACATCTACGTCCGCGGCAACCTCAATGCGGAATTGGCAGCCGGCGAAAGCGTGACGGTCTCTACCGTCGTGTATGATCCGCAGGGGAAAGCCAAAACCATCATCATTGAATTTACAAGAACCTCCAATCCCAACGAATGGCAATGGAATTTGCTGGACGAAGACGGGAATCCCCTGGGTGTTACGATTACCAGTGGCGATAACCTGATCACCTTCGACACGCAGGGCAACCTGGATCCCACCGAAGCGCTCCAGACGTTCGACTGGGACATCGACAATGATGGCACTCTGGAAAGCTTCACGCTGAACCTGGCGGGGGCCGACGATGCCCTCACCCAGTACGCCGGCTCCACCACCGCCACCGTCCGCGACCAGGACGGCCAACCCCCCGGCTCCCTCATCGGCTTCAGCATCAACCAGGAAGGCATCGTCGAACTCAACTTCTCCAACGGCTACCAGCAAAAAATCTATCAACTGGCCCTCGGGTCCGTTAACAACGTCAACGGCCTGCAACAGGTCGGCGACAACCTCTGGAGCCTGACCAGCTCCTCGGGCGATCTGGCCCTGGGCCGCGCCGGCGTCGAACTCAACCGCACGGTGATCGTGGCCGGTACGCTCGAGATGAGCAACGTGGACCTGGCCACGGAATTTACCGACATGATCGTCACGCAGCGCGGCTACCAGGCCTCGGCCCGCATCATCACGACTTCCGACGAAATGCTCCAGGAACTCGTCCAGCTCAAACGATAA
- a CDS encoding CheR family methyltransferase, translated as MSLLARLPLTPQQQGVLSDAEFQQLRQLIYEKTGIYFQDNKRYLLESRVGRRLNELRLPNGRAYLHALQNGQAREEFRHLVNAITINETYFFRAPGHLEVLEQHILPEWLRTRHQIRIWSAGCSSGEEPYTLAIFLRDRILPRHPYARFEIIGTDINTNVLQQAQQGIYGDYAIRNVPPEYLQRYFVRQGDRYQVREEIRKMVKFQVLNLADAVAMNAMRNFDLIICANVLIYFDDNMKRRVVQSFYRSLVPGGYLFIGFSETLYGISQAFQPVRFGKAIVYRKEAEASENSPYRHG; from the coding sequence ATGAGTCTGCTGGCACGCCTACCCCTGACCCCGCAACAACAGGGCGTCCTTTCGGACGCAGAATTCCAGCAGTTGCGCCAGCTGATCTACGAAAAGACCGGCATCTACTTTCAGGACAACAAGCGCTATCTGCTGGAAAGCCGGGTCGGACGCCGCCTGAATGAACTCCGCCTGCCGAACGGCCGGGCCTACCTGCATGCTCTGCAGAACGGCCAGGCGCGGGAGGAATTCCGTCATCTGGTCAACGCCATCACCATCAACGAAACCTATTTCTTTCGCGCGCCCGGCCATCTGGAAGTGCTCGAGCAGCACATCCTGCCTGAATGGCTGCGCACCAGACACCAGATCCGCATCTGGAGTGCGGGCTGCTCCAGCGGCGAAGAGCCCTACACGCTGGCCATTTTTCTGCGGGATCGCATTCTCCCGCGCCATCCCTATGCCCGCTTCGAGATCATCGGCACCGACATCAACACGAACGTGCTCCAGCAGGCCCAGCAGGGGATCTACGGCGACTATGCCATCCGCAACGTGCCGCCTGAATATCTTCAACGCTATTTCGTCCGGCAGGGCGATCGCTACCAGGTCCGCGAGGAAATTCGCAAGATGGTGAAATTCCAGGTGTTGAACCTGGCCGATGCGGTCGCCATGAATGCCATGCGCAATTTCGATTTAATCATCTGCGCTAATGTTCTCATCTATTTCGACGATAATATGAAGCGCCGCGTGGTCCAGTCATTCTACCGGAGTCTGGTACCGGGCGGCTACCTGTTTATCGGGTTCTCGGAGACCCTTTACGGCATCAGCCAGGCCTTCCAGCCGGTGCGTTTTGGCAAGGCCATTGTTTACCGAAAAGAAGCCGAAGCTTCCGAAAATAGCCCGTATCGCCATGGCTAA
- a CDS encoding flagellar hook protein FlgE, with product MIRSLRTGVSGLKSHQVRMDVISNNIANVNTTAFKRGRAAFNELLGQTLLGVGRTAGGRGINPAYVGLGVSVGSIDVNFAQGALENTGVATDLGINGDGFFVVRGGDRIYLTRAGNFTINRFGELVTNSGLQVQGWAFDENGELRSAALEDVRVPFSATAPPKQTENIYVRGNLNAEASTQDPVSLTISSDNPFYPTFTFQVERNDIYEWTGSIIDENGQVIATDIQITFDEDWNISSMSSSDSGVTITEIPASDPDDPSTFQLTVNNYDPDGSGSITPFPISFTFEPLSSSSPANPIGLELQEIGEKVTISTVVYDAQGKDSSVILEFTRINSLENGDPQDEWALRILDRDGQPLHTGYLAKLIYDTQGTLTEIRAVDGGLIDDLSGDGELTLPVSLDFNGDGLDETFTLNLAGADDALTQYAGSTTATVRDQDGQPPGSLIGFSINQEGIVELNFSNGYQQKIYQLALGSVNNVNGLQQVGDNLWSLTSSSGDLALGRAGVELNRTVIVAGTLEMSNVDLATEFTDMIVTQRGYQASARIITTSDEMLQELVQLKR from the coding sequence ATGATTCGCTCTCTGCGCACCGGCGTCTCCGGACTCAAAAGCCATCAGGTCCGCATGGACGTCATCTCCAACAACATCGCCAACGTCAACACCACCGCCTTCAAACGCGGCCGCGCCGCCTTCAACGAACTGCTCGGCCAGACGCTGCTGGGTGTGGGCCGCACCGCCGGCGGCCGTGGCATCAACCCCGCCTACGTCGGGCTGGGCGTCTCGGTGGGTTCGATCGATGTGAACTTCGCCCAGGGCGCCCTCGAAAACACCGGCGTGGCCACCGACCTGGGCATCAACGGCGACGGGTTCTTCGTCGTCCGTGGCGGGGATCGCATCTACCTGACGCGCGCCGGCAATTTCACGATCAACCGCTTTGGTGAACTGGTGACCAACAGCGGTTTGCAGGTGCAGGGCTGGGCTTTCGATGAAAACGGTGAGCTGCGCTCGGCCGCGCTCGAAGACGTGCGCGTTCCCTTCAGCGCCACCGCTCCCCCCAAACAAACCGAAAACATCTACGTCCGCGGCAACCTCAATGCGGAAGCCAGCACCCAGGACCCCGTATCGTTGACCATCTCCTCGGATAATCCGTTTTATCCTACGTTTACTTTTCAGGTAGAACGGAATGATATCTACGAATGGACGGGAAGCATCATCGATGAGAATGGCCAGGTTATTGCCACAGACATTCAAATCACGTTTGATGAAGACTGGAATATCTCCAGCATGAGCAGCTCAGATTCAGGCGTGACCATCACTGAAATTCCGGCTTCCGACCCGGATGATCCCTCGACATTTCAGTTGACGGTCAACAACTACGATCCCGACGGTAGCGGCTCTATCACACCCTTCCCAATTTCTTTTACCTTTGAACCGTTGTCGAGCAGCAGTCCAGCAAACCCGATTGGTCTGGAGCTCCAGGAGATTGGCGAAAAGGTGACCATTTCCACGGTCGTTTACGATGCACAGGGGAAAGATTCGTCGGTAATTCTGGAATTTACACGGATCAACTCGCTGGAAAACGGCGACCCCCAGGACGAATGGGCATTGCGGATTCTGGATCGGGACGGTCAGCCGCTTCACACCGGGTATCTGGCCAAGTTGATTTATGACACCCAGGGAACGCTCACAGAAATCCGTGCGGTCGATGGCGGTCTGATTGACGATCTGAGCGGTGACGGGGAACTCACATTGCCGGTATCTCTGGATTTCAATGGGGATGGCCTAGATGAGACTTTCACGCTGAACCTGGCGGGGGCCGACGATGCCCTCACCCAGTACGCCGGCTCCACCACCGCCACCGTCCGCGACCAGGACGGCCAACCCCCCGGCTCCCTCATCGGCTTCAGCATCAACCAGGAAGGCATCGTCGAACTCAACTTCTCCAACGGCTACCAGCAAAAAATCTATCAACTGGCCCTCGGGTCCGTTAACAACGTCAACGGCCTGCAACAGGTCGGCGACAACCTCTGGAGCCTGACCAGCTCCTCGGGCGATCTGGCCCTGGGACGCGCCGGCGTCGAGCTGAACCGCACGGTGATCGTGGCCGGTACGCTCGAGATGAGCAACGTGGACCTGGCCACCGAGTTCACCGACATGATCGTCACGCAGCGCGGCTACCAGGCCTCGGCCCGCATCATCACGACTTCCGACGAAATGCTCCAGGAACTCGTCCAGCTCAAACGATAA
- a CDS encoding response regulator, producing the protein MAKTVLVVDDSSTARKFVTFALRAQGLTVLTACDGLEALEKIAQTPVDLVITDLNMPKMDGIGLVQALRSDPEYAHIPILVLSSLEDAELVSQSQQLGVQAYLTKPFDAQRLQYEVSKFIS; encoded by the coding sequence ATGGCTAAGACGGTTCTCGTCGTCGACGACTCCAGCACGGCCCGCAAGTTCGTCACGTTTGCTCTGCGGGCCCAGGGCCTCACGGTGCTGACGGCCTGCGACGGCCTGGAAGCGCTGGAAAAAATTGCCCAGACGCCGGTCGATCTGGTCATTACCGACCTGAACATGCCCAAGATGGACGGGATCGGTCTGGTGCAGGCGCTGCGCTCCGACCCGGAGTACGCCCACATCCCGATCCTGGTGCTGTCTTCGCTCGAAGATGCCGAGCTGGTCAGCCAGAGCCAGCAACTGGGCGTGCAGGCCTACCTGACCAAACCCTTCGACGCGCAACGACTGCAGTACGAAGTGTCCAAGTTTATCTCCTGA
- a CDS encoding HEAT repeat domain-containing protein gives MSMMLPEGLQHPDPSVRLDALNELLATHTPAETIPVAAHCLQDPDPGIREAAAEHLVAIGTEEAARAVVPLIQHPELPVRNLAGEVLVRIGAPSIQALLPYVDIDDADARKFAIDVLAQLPAYDVVDRIAARLDDPDTNVRLAAIDALAALGATEYAPVLRERYRFYPAERPHILAALGTFRDARGLQLIEAALNDPDPVVQYAAAEALSRYPIPEVLHLLLRQVEQATPEARPLVLYDLIEAYESATGPIPPLPERLRPYLLEMLQEPDLSFKKAAVRGLRHMLDEATIEAMLEHAGQHDELDLALFEAISTYPTAFACVARCAETGRMSLDAAAGFAIALLTHGCLDDFQLPQAAQFLQAHFESLDAETKMAAITLGLQLQHPAFFALVQQGLHDPDPAVRHYADDALCTARRSSAYQP, from the coding sequence ATGTCGATGATGCTGCCTGAAGGTCTGCAGCATCCGGATCCGTCTGTTCGTCTGGATGCGCTGAACGAGTTGCTGGCCACCCACACGCCCGCCGAAACGATTCCGGTCGCGGCCCACTGCCTGCAGGATCCCGATCCGGGCATTCGCGAAGCCGCGGCCGAGCATCTGGTGGCCATCGGCACCGAGGAAGCGGCCCGGGCGGTGGTGCCGCTCATCCAGCATCCCGAGTTGCCTGTGCGCAACCTGGCCGGCGAGGTGCTCGTCCGCATCGGCGCGCCGTCGATTCAGGCGCTCCTGCCCTACGTGGACATCGACGATGCGGACGCGCGCAAGTTTGCCATCGACGTCCTGGCGCAGCTCCCGGCCTACGACGTAGTCGATCGCATCGCGGCCCGGCTGGACGATCCGGACACGAACGTCCGCCTGGCCGCCATCGATGCGCTGGCCGCGCTGGGGGCTACCGAGTACGCCCCGGTGCTGCGCGAACGCTATCGGTTCTACCCAGCCGAGCGGCCGCACATCCTGGCGGCGCTGGGGACGTTCCGGGATGCACGCGGGCTGCAGCTTATTGAGGCGGCCCTGAACGATCCGGATCCGGTCGTTCAGTACGCCGCCGCCGAAGCGCTCTCGCGGTATCCGATTCCTGAAGTGCTGCATCTGCTGCTGCGCCAGGTCGAGCAGGCCACGCCCGAAGCCCGTCCCTTAGTGCTCTACGACCTGATCGAGGCCTACGAATCGGCCACCGGGCCGATCCCTCCCCTACCAGAACGGCTCCGTCCCTACCTGCTGGAAATGCTTCAGGAGCCCGATCTGAGCTTCAAAAAAGCGGCCGTGCGTGGCCTGCGCCACATGCTCGACGAGGCGACCATCGAGGCCATGCTGGAGCATGCGGGGCAGCACGACGAGCTGGACCTGGCCCTGTTCGAAGCCATCTCCACCTACCCCACGGCATTCGCCTGTGTGGCCCGCTGCGCCGAAACGGGTCGGATGTCGCTCGACGCGGCCGCAGGCTTTGCCATCGCGCTCCTGACCCACGGCTGCCTGGACGACTTCCAGCTGCCGCAGGCGGCCCAGTTCCTTCAGGCCCACTTCGAAAGCCTCGATGCCGAAACCAAAATGGCGGCCATCACACTGGGCCTGCAGCTGCAGCACCCCGCCTTCTTTGCTCTGGTTCAGCAGGGATTGCATGACCCCGATCCGGCCGTGCGCCACTATGCCGACGACGCGCTCTGCACGGCCCGCCGTAGTTCTGCCTACCAGCCCTGA
- a CDS encoding chemotaxis protein CheA, which translates to MSEHPIFSEEMREIVESFIVETREIFEDLEHDLLQLEKTPDDRQLVDKIFRAVHTVKGTSGFLSLEQLSLLAHHFEDVLNRLRKGTLAFEPAMMDILFEAFDLMKQLLHQVEERNLQPIPLEDILRKLKALADEEAAAGSADKTTPTAPQEPSAPTPAQSAPAAPQEAAALEALAETLFSEEVREIVESFIVETREIFEDLEHDLLQLEKTPDDRQLVDKIFRAVHTVKGTSGFLSLEQLSLLAHHFEDVLNRLRKGTLAFEPTMMDVLFDAFDLMKQLLQQVETRNLQPLPIGAAIERLQAIAEGKPAPARSESAPAAPTPEARTTPPATAPASETADTSRSTPAASAPSGNGQAARRDQSTETIRVEVRRLDNLMDLVGELVLGRNRLLQLLSELSTDGDNAELLRELADTTTQIDFITTELQSAVMHTRMVQIGRVFNKFPRLVRDLAREFDKQIELIIEGEETELDKSLIEEISDPLVHLIRNAADHGIEDPETRRARGKSPTGRIRLAASQEGNHIVIEIEDDGAGIDPEKLKAKALEKGLITEKEAAEMSDREALELIFRAGFSTAQRVSKVSGRGVGMDVVKTNITKLNGTISVHSVPGQGTRFTLKLPLTLAIIQSLLVRVGEEAFAIPLHSVIEVVGLEPDTVYTIKGREVIRLRDAVIPLLRVGEMLQVPGWTYHPERAYAVIVGIAHHRLGLIVDDLIGQKEIVIKPLGNYLKKVPGVAGTTILGDGRVIMILDVGELVRMETQRLRGSEAFQAALVTA; encoded by the coding sequence ATGAGCGAGCATCCTATTTTTTCGGAGGAGATGCGGGAGATTGTCGAGAGCTTCATCGTCGAGACCCGCGAAATCTTCGAAGACCTGGAGCACGACCTGCTCCAGCTCGAAAAAACCCCCGACGACCGTCAGCTCGTCGACAAAATCTTCCGCGCCGTCCACACCGTCAAAGGCACCTCCGGCTTCCTCAGCCTCGAACAACTCAGCCTCCTGGCCCACCACTTCGAGGACGTCCTCAACCGCCTCCGCAAAGGCACGCTCGCCTTCGAGCCCGCCATGATGGACATCCTCTTCGAAGCCTTCGACCTGATGAAACAACTCCTCCACCAGGTCGAGGAGCGCAACCTCCAGCCCATTCCGCTGGAGGACATCCTGCGTAAGCTCAAAGCGCTGGCCGACGAGGAGGCTGCAGCCGGAAGCGCCGATAAAACGACCCCAACCGCTCCTCAGGAACCATCGGCACCGACTCCTGCGCAATCTGCGCCTGCTGCCCCCCAGGAGGCCGCCGCCCTGGAGGCCCTGGCCGAGACGCTCTTTTCGGAGGAGGTGCGGGAGATTGTCGAGAGCTTCATCGTCGAGACCCGCGAAATCTTCGAAGACCTGGAGCACGACCTGCTCCAGCTCGAAAAAACCCCCGACGACCGTCAGCTCGTCGACAAAATCTTCCGCGCCGTCCACACCGTCAAAGGCACCTCCGGCTTCCTCAGCCTCGAACAGCTCAGCCTCCTGGCCCACCACTTCGAGGACGTCCTCAACCGCCTCCGCAAAGGCACGCTCGCCTTCGAGCCCACCATGATGGACGTCCTCTTCGACGCCTTCGACCTGATGAAACAACTCCTCCAGCAGGTCGAAACCCGCAACCTGCAACCGCTGCCCATCGGCGCCGCCATCGAAAGACTTCAGGCGATTGCCGAGGGCAAGCCGGCACCCGCCCGCTCCGAGTCGGCGCCTGCAGCGCCCACGCCGGAAGCCCGGACCACGCCACCGGCCACGGCACCTGCTTCGGAGACAGCCGATACGTCCCGATCGACCCCGGCCGCTTCGGCGCCTTCGGGCAACGGACAGGCCGCCCGTCGGGATCAGAGCACCGAGACAATCCGTGTCGAGGTGCGCCGCCTCGACAACCTCATGGATCTGGTGGGCGAGCTGGTGCTGGGCCGCAACCGGCTGCTGCAGCTCCTCAGCGAACTGAGCACCGACGGCGACAACGCCGAGCTGCTCCGCGAGCTGGCCGACACGACCACCCAGATCGACTTCATCACCACCGAGCTGCAGTCGGCCGTCATGCACACGCGCATGGTGCAGATCGGCCGCGTGTTCAACAAGTTTCCGCGCCTGGTGCGCGATCTGGCCCGCGAGTTCGACAAGCAGATCGAGCTGATCATCGAGGGCGAAGAGACCGAGCTGGACAAGTCGCTCATCGAAGAAATCAGCGATCCGCTGGTGCACCTGATCCGGAATGCCGCCGACCACGGCATCGAGGATCCCGAAACACGCCGCGCCCGGGGCAAGTCGCCTACCGGCCGCATTCGACTGGCCGCCTCGCAGGAGGGCAACCACATCGTCATCGAAATCGAAGACGACGGCGCCGGCATCGATCCGGAGAAACTCAAGGCCAAGGCCCTGGAAAAGGGCCTCATTACCGAAAAAGAAGCGGCCGAGATGAGCGACCGCGAAGCGCTGGAGCTTATTTTCCGGGCCGGCTTCAGCACGGCCCAGCGCGTCAGCAAAGTATCAGGTCGGGGCGTGGGCATGGACGTGGTCAAGACCAACATCACCAAACTGAACGGCACCATCAGCGTCCACTCGGTGCCCGGTCAGGGCACGCGCTTCACGCTCAAGCTGCCGCTGACGCTGGCCATCATCCAGAGCCTGCTGGTGCGCGTGGGCGAAGAAGCCTTCGCCATTCCGCTGCATTCGGTCATTGAAGTGGTCGGGCTCGAGCCCGACACGGTATACACCATCAAAGGCCGCGAAGTCATCCGCCTGCGCGACGCGGTCATTCCACTGCTGCGCGTGGGCGAAATGCTGCAGGTACCTGGCTGGACGTACCATCCCGAGCGCGCCTACGCCGTCATTGTGGGCATCGCCCACCATCGCCTGGGCCTGATCGTGGACGATCTGATCGGCCAGAAGGAAATCGTGATTAAGCCGCTGGGCAACTACCTCAAGAAGGTGCCCGGCGTGGCCGGGACCACGATCCTCGGCGACGGTCGGGTGATCATGATTCTGGATGTGGGCGAGCTGGTGCGCATGGAAACGCAGCGTCTCCGCGGCAGTGAAGCCTTCCAGGCTGCGCTGGTCACAGCCTGA
- a CDS encoding chemotaxis response regulator CheY, protein MTFLVVDDSPTMRRIVCNALREIGYTDVVEASDGADALEKLEQGSIDFVITDWNMPNMNGLELTKAIRSHARFGNLPILMVTTRGMKEDVIAAMQARVNNYIVKPFTPEVLREKINLILKTA, encoded by the coding sequence ATGACGTTCCTGGTCGTCGATGATTCCCCCACGATGCGGCGCATCGTCTGCAACGCGCTGCGCGAGATCGGCTACACCGACGTGGTCGAGGCCAGCGATGGGGCCGATGCCCTGGAAAAACTGGAGCAGGGCTCCATCGACTTCGTCATCACCGACTGGAACATGCCCAACATGAACGGGCTGGAGCTGACGAAAGCCATTCGCAGCCACGCCCGCTTCGGCAACCTGCCGATCCTGATGGTCACCACACGCGGGATGAAGGAGGACGTGATCGCCGCGATGCAGGCCCGCGTCAACAACTACATCGTCAAGCCCTTTACGCCGGAAGTGCTCCGCGAAAAGATCAACCTGATTCTGAAAACCGCCTGA
- a CDS encoding chemotaxis protein CheW, giving the protein MQQQTSRSQILQLVSFLIENEEFGVDILNVQEIIRPVDITRVPNAPAFVEGVINLRGRIVPVVDLRKRFNLPRRERDKNSRIIVVELGDKIVGFMVDAVREVLRVDAGVIEPPPELAIGIDAHYITGVAKLDDRLLILLDLERILTDEEKHRLQPLQETAEAEAS; this is encoded by the coding sequence ATGCAGCAGCAGACGTCTCGTTCGCAGATTCTCCAACTGGTCAGTTTTCTGATCGAAAACGAAGAGTTTGGCGTCGACATTCTGAACGTGCAGGAGATCATCCGGCCCGTCGATATTACGCGCGTGCCGAATGCGCCCGCGTTCGTCGAAGGCGTCATCAACCTGCGCGGGCGCATCGTGCCCGTCGTGGACCTGCGCAAGCGGTTCAACCTGCCGCGGCGCGAGCGCGATAAGAACTCGCGCATCATCGTGGTGGAACTGGGCGACAAGATCGTCGGCTTCATGGTCGATGCCGTACGCGAGGTGTTGCGCGTCGATGCCGGCGTGATCGAACCGCCGCCGGAGCTGGCCATCGGCATCGATGCCCACTACATCACGGGCGTGGCCAAGCTCGACGATCGCCTGCTCATCCTGCTGGACCTGGAGCGCATCCTGACCGACGAAGAAAAGCATCGCCTCCAGCCGCTCCAGGAGACCGCCGAAGCCGAAGCTTCCTGA
- a CDS encoding protein-glutamate methylesterase/protein-glutamine glutaminase, which translates to MIRVLIVDDSAFMRKALSIMLEGDPEVEVVGTARDGLEAIEKVRELKPDIVTLDVEMPRMDGLTALRRIMREHPVPVIMVSSLTQEGAQATIEALEAGAVDFIPKQHSYVSIEISRIRAELLEKIKTIARTRPLPTRRRSAAPGTEALPAFRFREARAIAIGVSTGGPRALQQVIPALPADLPVPVLIVQHMPPHFTRSLAERLNSLSPLTVVEAEEGMPLEPGRVFLAPGGRHLVLERRNGHVPVIRTPVEPATLHRPSVDVMFQSVCQAFGGKVLAVVMTGMGRDGLEGARLIKQHGGKVITQDEATCVVYGMPRAVAEAGLSDAVLPLEQIGPFLARSLGCTPVAQPVSP; encoded by the coding sequence ATGATTCGCGTACTCATCGTCGACGATTCGGCTTTCATGCGCAAGGCGCTCTCCATCATGCTGGAGGGCGACCCGGAAGTCGAAGTGGTGGGCACGGCCCGCGACGGGCTGGAAGCCATCGAGAAAGTGCGGGAACTCAAGCCCGACATCGTTACGCTCGATGTCGAAATGCCGCGCATGGACGGGCTGACAGCGCTGCGGCGCATCATGCGCGAGCATCCTGTGCCCGTCATCATGGTCAGCTCGCTGACGCAGGAAGGCGCGCAGGCGACGATCGAAGCGCTGGAAGCCGGTGCCGTCGATTTCATCCCCAAGCAGCACTCGTACGTCTCCATCGAAATCTCGCGCATTCGCGCTGAACTGCTGGAAAAAATCAAGACGATCGCCCGCACGCGTCCGCTACCGACGCGTCGCAGGTCCGCCGCCCCGGGCACCGAGGCGCTGCCGGCGTTTCGCTTTCGCGAAGCCCGCGCTATTGCCATCGGCGTTTCCACCGGCGGCCCCCGCGCCCTCCAGCAGGTCATTCCGGCGCTTCCGGCCGACCTGCCCGTGCCGGTGCTGATCGTCCAGCACATGCCCCCCCACTTTACCCGTTCGCTCGCCGAGCGGTTGAACAGCCTCAGTCCGCTGACGGTGGTCGAAGCGGAAGAGGGCATGCCGCTGGAGCCCGGGCGGGTCTTTCTGGCCCCCGGCGGGCGTCATCTGGTACTCGAGCGCCGCAACGGCCACGTGCCGGTGATCCGAACGCCTGTCGAACCGGCCACGCTGCACCGCCCCTCGGTGGACGTCATGTTTCAGAGTGTCTGCCAGGCCTTCGGGGGCAAGGTGCTGGCCGTCGTGATGACCGGCATGGGTCGCGACGGATTGGAAGGCGCCCGCCTGATCAAGCAGCACGGCGGCAAAGTGATCACCCAGGACGAGGCCACCTGCGTGGTCTATGGCATGCCCCGCGCCGTGGCCGAGGCCGGACTGAGCGATGCGGTGCTGCCGCTGGAGCAGATCGGTCCATTCCTGGCCCGAAGCCTGGGTTGCACGCCGGTCGCCCAGCCTGTCTCCCCTTAA